In one window of Blastopirellula marina DNA:
- a CDS encoding PQQ-binding-like beta-propeller repeat protein — MMLAGYRRSVSLSIALGALLLGCRQEPVAEIHAPQGEAAQAADPVSLPPESWPWWRGEDRDGIAHQPVADFQWTSQPNVVWSAKIQGLGHSSPIIVGDKVFITTADAKQETKSLVCYETVMGKPNWTTTVHQGGFMRTHQKNSQASATPATDGSYIFTAFVVKDSLYVTAIDLKGQIVWQKEAGPFQSQHGYGSSPIIYDSYVIVLADSDGPGFLAALRRDTGDIVWRVGRSNEPSYGTPILAELAGKQQILVGGTGKTSAYDPENGSLLWAVNGPAKTTANTPAVAGDLVISTGGYPQNGSLAVRVDPSGDGSQVEIVWEARERIYVPSPLVHDGKVFAVNDDGIGLCYDAQTGERLARKRIGGNFSASLTLYGDHMLVPDEEGMMHVFDATPEFNSVAQFHLEGSGFASPVFAGGKLFWRTSTHLYCLAPSS, encoded by the coding sequence ATGATGCTCGCAGGATATCGCCGAAGTGTGTCGCTTTCGATTGCGCTAGGAGCGTTGCTGCTTGGTTGTCGGCAAGAGCCGGTCGCCGAGATTCACGCCCCCCAAGGCGAAGCCGCCCAGGCTGCTGATCCTGTGTCTTTACCACCTGAGAGTTGGCCCTGGTGGCGTGGGGAAGATCGCGATGGCATCGCCCATCAACCGGTCGCCGACTTCCAGTGGACGAGCCAGCCGAACGTTGTTTGGAGTGCTAAAATCCAGGGTTTGGGGCATTCTTCCCCCATCATCGTCGGTGACAAAGTCTTTATCACAACGGCCGATGCCAAGCAGGAAACCAAGTCGCTGGTTTGCTACGAGACCGTCATGGGGAAGCCGAACTGGACCACCACGGTCCATCAAGGCGGCTTCATGCGGACGCATCAAAAGAATTCCCAGGCATCGGCCACGCCAGCCACCGATGGCAGCTACATTTTCACCGCTTTCGTGGTGAAAGATTCGTTATACGTCACGGCGATTGATCTCAAGGGACAAATCGTCTGGCAGAAAGAGGCCGGACCATTTCAAAGTCAGCATGGTTATGGGAGTTCGCCGATCATTTACGACTCGTACGTGATCGTTTTGGCCGACTCCGATGGCCCTGGCTTCCTGGCCGCCCTGCGTCGAGACACGGGAGATATCGTCTGGCGCGTAGGTCGTTCGAACGAACCAAGTTACGGCACCCCCATACTCGCCGAGTTGGCCGGCAAGCAGCAGATTCTCGTGGGCGGAACTGGGAAGACATCGGCCTACGATCCCGAGAACGGCAGCCTCCTGTGGGCGGTTAATGGTCCTGCGAAGACAACGGCCAATACCCCAGCCGTGGCCGGAGACCTCGTGATTTCCACCGGAGGCTATCCCCAGAATGGCTCGTTGGCCGTCCGAGTCGATCCAAGCGGGGATGGAAGCCAGGTCGAGATCGTATGGGAGGCCAGGGAGCGCATCTACGTTCCATCCCCTCTGGTGCACGATGGAAAGGTCTTCGCCGTCAACGATGATGGAATCGGCCTCTGCTACGACGCCCAGACGGGCGAGCGACTCGCCAGAAAGCGAATTGGCGGTAACTTCAGTGCTTCATTGACTTTATACGGAGATCACATGCTGGTTCCCGACGAGGAAGGGATGATGCACGTCTTTGATGCAACTCCTGAATTCAACTCCGTTGCCCAGTTTCATCTCGAAGGGAGCGGATTCGCCAGCCCGGTCTTTGCCGGCGGAAAGCTGTTTTGGCGAACCTCGACCCATCTCTATTGCCTGGCTCCCTCTTCTTAA
- a CDS encoding SPASM domain-containing protein: protein MTRLKYDPWILSLHLIDANGPRRVMMTPDRLSEILSEGRQIDSIHSVHARGIGADPGELSQLVDHGRMIALTGFPQRVLFTSGEGMMRQEVEEVFRAFTTIEFALPKDLRNQLLPFQSTDEELLSDLLEVWLRTIEYYARVKSAWQLSSELVVRIPQGNLSIDLVGRLDQLSWRGAFRVQRSGGASAFSLEQQQADYGMKLCEEPYRVMTFGACGQMTGCSGQHRQRVYFGSLEEDTLRGLWEGASMEAWRKNRTESECQGCPGLGSTLRRPSLISIYDSVGEQRFHEYPQQQLRKIADESEGRSTSRSASRTIFCSPRKAS from the coding sequence ATGACCCGTCTGAAGTATGATCCATGGATTTTGTCGCTTCATCTCATTGACGCCAACGGTCCACGGCGCGTCATGATGACGCCGGATCGCTTGTCCGAAATTCTCTCGGAAGGCCGCCAGATTGATTCGATCCACTCGGTACATGCCCGAGGTATCGGTGCCGATCCTGGCGAGCTTTCCCAACTGGTCGACCATGGTCGTATGATCGCATTGACCGGATTCCCTCAGCGCGTCCTCTTCACCAGTGGCGAGGGGATGATGCGGCAAGAGGTGGAAGAAGTCTTCCGCGCGTTCACAACCATCGAGTTTGCCCTGCCCAAGGATCTGCGTAACCAACTGCTGCCGTTTCAATCGACCGACGAAGAGCTTCTGTCGGACCTGCTGGAAGTGTGGCTGAGAACCATCGAATACTACGCACGCGTGAAAAGCGCCTGGCAGTTGTCGTCGGAACTGGTCGTACGGATTCCTCAAGGCAATCTGTCGATCGACTTGGTGGGCCGTTTGGATCAACTGAGTTGGCGGGGGGCCTTCCGCGTGCAGCGCAGCGGTGGGGCTAGTGCGTTCTCGCTGGAACAACAACAGGCCGACTACGGCATGAAGTTGTGTGAAGAACCGTATCGCGTAATGACATTCGGCGCGTGCGGTCAAATGACCGGCTGCAGCGGCCAGCATCGGCAACGGGTTTATTTCGGTAGCCTGGAAGAAGACACCCTTCGCGGACTATGGGAAGGGGCGTCGATGGAAGCATGGAGAAAAAACCGCACCGAAAGCGAGTGCCAAGGCTGTCCCGGTTTGGGCAGCACCTTGCGACGGCCTTCGTTGATTTCGATCTATGATTCGGTCGGGGAACAACGCTTCCACGAATACCCCCAGCAGCAGTTGCGGAAGATTGCCGACGAATCGGAAGGCCGATCGACTTCTCGTAGTGCATCGCGCACGATCTTCTGCTCGCCGCGCAAAGCTTCCTAG
- a CDS encoding dual specificity protein phosphatase family protein, producing the protein MKRFLQHLYAKSIYWPSYVYNWTMIRRLKWWRWYDEIDQHVFVGAVPSRKMAVDLAESGIKGVINTCHEYEGPLDIYKEHGVEQLYLPTVDFTPPSVEDIEEGVRFIERFVAEEKDVYVHCKAGRARSATIVLCWLMKAKGMNPEQAQVYLLEKRRQVLATLYRRPVVQEYYRQLQETSKA; encoded by the coding sequence ATGAAACGTTTTCTCCAGCATCTGTACGCCAAATCGATCTACTGGCCCTCGTACGTCTACAACTGGACGATGATCCGGCGGCTCAAGTGGTGGCGGTGGTACGACGAAATCGACCAGCACGTTTTCGTCGGGGCGGTCCCCTCGCGCAAAATGGCCGTAGATCTGGCCGAGAGCGGTATCAAAGGGGTGATCAACACCTGTCACGAATATGAAGGTCCGCTCGACATCTATAAGGAACATGGCGTCGAACAGCTTTACCTGCCCACGGTCGACTTCACGCCACCCAGTGTCGAAGACATCGAGGAAGGGGTTCGCTTTATCGAGCGGTTCGTGGCCGAAGAGAAGGATGTTTACGTTCACTGCAAAGCCGGGAGAGCTCGCAGCGCGACGATCGTCCTGTGCTGGTTGATGAAAGCCAAAGGGATGAATCCCGAGCAGGCCCAGGTTTACCTTCTGGAAAAGCGACGCCAGGTACTAGCGACCCTCTATCGGCGTCCAGTCGTGCAAGAGTATTACCGGCAACTTCAGGAAACGTCGAAAGCGTAG
- a CDS encoding 4a-hydroxytetrahydrobiopterin dehydratase has product MKGLPTMDIQTPDQLTQKKCKPCEGGVDPCTLDEANDQLAKLDGWYLTHEGQRIRKDWTVKNFMAGMTFFNKVAEVAEEDGHHPDLHIAGYRNVSIEIWTHAIGGLSENDFILAAKIDALPIEVKS; this is encoded by the coding sequence ATGAAGGGACTTCCCACAATGGATATCCAAACGCCAGATCAACTGACGCAGAAAAAATGCAAGCCCTGCGAAGGGGGCGTCGATCCATGTACCTTGGACGAAGCCAATGATCAGTTGGCGAAGCTCGACGGCTGGTACCTGACGCACGAAGGTCAACGCATCCGCAAAGACTGGACGGTAAAGAACTTTATGGCCGGCATGACCTTCTTCAATAAGGTGGCCGAGGTGGCCGAAGAAGACGGACATCACCCCGATCTGCACATCGCCGGGTACCGGAACGTTTCGATCGAGATCTGGACGCATGCGATCGGCGGACTGAGCGAAAACGACTTTATCCTGGCCGCCAAGATCGATGCCTTGCCTATCGAGGTGAAGTCATAG
- a CDS encoding tetratricopeptide repeat protein — translation MVGRFSLFVVATLLCGFLTLPLSAEDYAGQADLDKAVDLKLDAEGMDDLAQVAELCESALDKGLHEEDQVFAKQLLTSVRYQRAEAMGKGIFEEAQQRKDWKDLRGKAVAEVNKGLKYDDSVGMLHFLKARLLLLPDGDRDEAKKSINKAIELLKGTGEPLSKALVVSLVFAEGPDAQIDVLTKAIEAHPNNADAYRLRGLMYLEQEKFQEALADLKVVTEQLAPGDLTSLQAYARAFARLGEFDEAIKAVDQIIQANPNSPIGYLLRAQFKTMAGNLNAAIEDLDQVLVLAPRSVPALLMRASLYVERQDYKSALQDVERALAADTGNMQALLMRATLYAQEGKFAEAIRDLEALQIRNSDNATIALQLATLYQADKRPRKAVEVYDQVLKIEPDNIIALRGKGDALLSYGKHAEAVETYLAALKIQDDEEGGILNNLAWVLATSTKDNVRDGEKALQYAVKACEATDYSQAHILSTLAAAHAEKGEFEEARKWSKKAVEVAGGDEAAAEIRDHLKMELDAYDANEAWREIQNTKEGGKTDTIAGPASKVAEQLKDADKEKSDDQKKKDDKPEMMEPAPDMDPVS, via the coding sequence ATGGTTGGGCGATTCTCCCTCTTCGTGGTTGCCACATTGCTTTGTGGCTTCCTGACCCTCCCGCTGTCGGCTGAGGATTACGCCGGCCAAGCCGATCTCGATAAAGCGGTCGATTTGAAACTCGATGCGGAAGGAATGGATGACCTGGCCCAGGTCGCCGAGCTCTGCGAATCGGCCTTGGACAAAGGGCTGCACGAGGAAGACCAGGTCTTCGCAAAACAATTGCTCACTTCGGTTCGCTACCAGCGAGCGGAAGCGATGGGCAAAGGGATCTTCGAAGAAGCCCAACAGCGCAAGGACTGGAAAGACCTGCGCGGCAAGGCAGTCGCCGAGGTCAACAAGGGCCTGAAGTATGACGACTCGGTTGGCATGCTCCACTTTCTGAAAGCTCGACTTCTGCTGCTGCCCGACGGAGATCGTGATGAGGCCAAGAAGAGCATCAACAAGGCAATCGAACTATTGAAAGGGACCGGCGAGCCCCTCTCGAAGGCATTGGTCGTCTCGTTAGTATTCGCCGAAGGCCCCGACGCTCAGATTGATGTGCTGACCAAAGCCATTGAAGCACACCCAAACAATGCCGACGCTTACCGCCTTCGCGGACTGATGTACCTGGAACAAGAAAAGTTCCAGGAGGCACTGGCCGACCTGAAGGTCGTAACCGAACAACTGGCCCCCGGCGATCTGACTTCGTTGCAAGCTTACGCCCGAGCGTTTGCCCGACTGGGCGAGTTTGACGAAGCGATCAAAGCGGTCGATCAGATCATTCAAGCGAATCCCAACTCGCCGATTGGCTACCTGCTGCGAGCCCAGTTCAAGACGATGGCCGGTAACCTGAACGCCGCGATCGAAGACTTGGATCAGGTGCTCGTTCTCGCCCCGCGTTCGGTCCCTGCCCTGCTGATGCGGGCAAGCTTGTATGTGGAACGCCAAGACTACAAGTCGGCCCTGCAAGATGTCGAACGTGCCTTGGCCGCCGATACCGGAAACATGCAGGCTCTGTTAATGCGGGCCACGCTGTACGCTCAGGAAGGGAAGTTCGCCGAAGCGATTCGTGACCTGGAAGCCCTCCAGATCCGCAACAGCGACAACGCCACGATCGCCCTGCAACTGGCAACCCTTTACCAGGCCGACAAGCGACCTCGCAAGGCGGTCGAAGTATACGACCAGGTTCTCAAGATCGAGCCCGACAACATCATCGCTCTGCGTGGTAAAGGCGACGCCCTGCTTTCCTACGGCAAGCATGCCGAAGCGGTTGAAACCTACCTGGCAGCGCTCAAGATCCAAGACGATGAAGAAGGAGGCATCCTGAATAACCTGGCTTGGGTTCTGGCGACCTCCACTAAAGACAACGTTCGCGATGGCGAGAAGGCACTCCAGTACGCGGTGAAGGCCTGCGAAGCGACCGACTACTCGCAAGCTCACATCCTTTCGACCTTGGCTGCGGCCCATGCCGAAAAGGGGGAGTTCGAAGAAGCTCGCAAATGGTCGAAGAAGGCCGTCGAAGTCGCCGGTGGTGACGAAGCCGCCGCCGAGATTCGCGATCACCTAAAGATGGAGTTGGATGCCTACGATGCCAACGAAGCCTGGCGTGAAATCCAGAACACCAAGGAAGGTGGCAAGACCGACACCATTGCCGGTCCCGCTTCCAAAGTGGCCGAACAACTGAAAGACGCCGACAAAGAAAAGTCGGACGACCAAAAGAAGAAAGACGACAAGCCAGAGATGATGGAGCCTGCTCCGGACATGGATCCCGTCTCGTAG
- a CDS encoding ThuA domain-containing protein, producing MLRLVCCVGLLLSMASFVFAEEPALNQPPNGFKQLFNGKDLSGWKGLVANPKKRSEMSQEEMSAAQAQADQSMREHWQVEDGSLVFDGKGQSLCTDKDYADFEMYVDFKIKEKGDSGIYLRGSPQVQIWDPANEKGVGSGGLFNNQKNPSQPLVTADNPAGEWNTFFIRMIGDRVTVKLNGKLVTDDVVLENYWERDKPIYRTGQIELQNHGNTLYFRNVFIRELVTPDQLAKIEEALPEKPRVDPKQKHNVLVFTRYDGFRHSSIPVGAMAVKMLGEKTGAFDAHITNDLTLLAPETLKDYDAVVMVNTTGSWIKPRDEDIAKLAAAGKEMNKEDAEKMFRESLLNFVSSGKGLVGFHAASDANYHWEDFGKLIGGYFHGHPWHEKVGIKVDDPEHPLMAAFGGENFSIVDEIYQFRDPYSRDALHVLLSLDVDNTNMDKGGIHRKDGDFAVSWVRKWGDGRVFYSSLGHREEIYWNPQMLKFYLDGIQFALGDLDGPTAPSNAK from the coding sequence ATGTTGCGTCTGGTGTGTTGCGTTGGCCTGCTGCTGAGCATGGCCTCGTTTGTGTTCGCCGAAGAGCCTGCTTTGAATCAACCCCCTAATGGCTTCAAGCAACTGTTCAACGGCAAGGACCTGTCAGGCTGGAAAGGCCTGGTTGCCAATCCGAAGAAGCGGTCCGAGATGTCGCAGGAAGAGATGTCGGCGGCCCAAGCCCAAGCCGACCAGTCGATGCGCGAGCATTGGCAGGTCGAAGATGGCTCTCTGGTTTTCGACGGCAAAGGGCAAAGTCTCTGCACGGATAAAGACTATGCCGACTTCGAAATGTACGTCGACTTCAAAATCAAAGAAAAAGGTGACAGCGGCATCTACCTGCGCGGTAGCCCACAAGTTCAGATCTGGGACCCTGCCAACGAAAAGGGTGTCGGTTCCGGCGGGTTGTTCAACAACCAGAAGAACCCCAGCCAACCGCTAGTTACCGCCGACAACCCGGCCGGCGAGTGGAACACGTTCTTTATCCGCATGATCGGCGACCGCGTTACCGTCAAGCTGAACGGTAAGCTAGTGACCGACGATGTCGTGCTGGAAAACTACTGGGAACGCGACAAGCCGATCTACCGCACCGGTCAGATCGAACTACAGAATCACGGTAACACGCTTTACTTCCGCAATGTGTTCATTCGCGAACTGGTCACGCCAGATCAACTGGCCAAGATCGAAGAAGCTTTGCCCGAGAAGCCGCGCGTCGACCCGAAGCAGAAACACAACGTGCTGGTCTTTACTCGCTACGATGGTTTCCGCCATAGCTCGATCCCTGTGGGTGCGATGGCCGTGAAGATGCTAGGTGAAAAGACCGGTGCTTTCGACGCTCATATTACCAACGACCTGACGCTGCTCGCTCCGGAAACGCTGAAAGACTACGACGCCGTCGTGATGGTCAATACGACCGGTTCGTGGATCAAACCTCGCGACGAGGACATCGCCAAGCTGGCTGCGGCCGGCAAAGAGATGAACAAGGAAGACGCGGAGAAAATGTTCCGTGAAAGCCTGCTGAACTTCGTCTCCAGCGGCAAAGGCCTGGTCGGCTTTCATGCGGCCAGCGATGCGAATTACCACTGGGAAGATTTCGGCAAGCTGATCGGCGGCTACTTCCACGGCCACCCCTGGCACGAAAAGGTAGGCATCAAGGTCGATGATCCTGAGCACCCACTGATGGCCGCTTTCGGTGGCGAGAACTTCTCGATCGTCGACGAGATCTACCAGTTCCGCGATCCCTACTCCCGCGATGCGCTGCACGTGCTGCTTTCGCTGGATGTCGACAACACGAACATGGACAAGGGAGGCATCCATCGCAAGGACGGTGACTTCGCCGTTTCGTGGGTTCGCAAATGGGGTGACGGTCGCGTGTTCTACAGTTCGCTGGGACATCGCGAAGAGATCTACTGGAACCCCCAGATGCTGAAGTTCTATCTCGACGGCATCCAGTTCGCCCTGGGCGACCTCGATGGCCCCACGGCCCCCAGTAACGCCAAATAG
- a CDS encoding DUF1501 domain-containing protein, whose protein sequence is MNPFHRPLQNITRRYFLSQCQAGLGGLALSSLLGGVASGAKRSGSNPMAPVQPHFPAKAKSVIYLHMTGSPPNLDLFDYKPELIKHNDQDCPAEFFEGKEFAFTKGTPKLMGTPHKFRKVGQSGLWMSDALTHLEEVADDLCFIHSMNTDQFNHAPAELLLFTGSPRLGRPSMGSWVTYGLGSENANLPGFVVLVSSGVNPAGGNSDWGSGFLPSVYQGVQCRSKGDPVLYLNNPAGMGKDMRRVTLDAMNDLNAMELERMGSPETETRISQYELAFRMQMAAPEAMDLSKETQTTLDAYGAKPGESSLANNCLLARRLVERGVRFVQLFDWGWDFHGTSAATGLQGGLRDKCATMDQPVTTLIKDLKQRGLLEDTLVIWGGEFGRTPFREGRTAGSNVLGRDHYPDVFTLWMAGGGVKPGFSYGSSDDLGFKVAEDKVHIHDLQATIMHCLGMNHERLTYHFQGRDFRLTDVHGHVVHDILA, encoded by the coding sequence ATGAATCCATTCCATCGACCTTTGCAGAACATTACGCGTCGATACTTCCTCTCGCAGTGTCAGGCTGGCCTGGGTGGTCTCGCGCTCAGTTCGCTCTTGGGTGGCGTGGCCAGTGGTGCCAAGCGGTCGGGAAGCAATCCGATGGCTCCGGTGCAGCCTCACTTTCCGGCCAAGGCAAAGTCGGTGATCTATTTGCACATGACCGGCTCGCCACCGAATCTCGATTTGTTCGACTACAAGCCCGAACTGATCAAGCACAACGATCAAGACTGCCCCGCCGAGTTCTTCGAAGGCAAAGAATTCGCGTTCACCAAAGGCACGCCCAAGCTAATGGGGACGCCGCATAAGTTCCGCAAGGTCGGCCAGTCCGGCCTCTGGATGTCGGACGCGCTGACGCACCTGGAAGAAGTTGCCGACGATCTGTGCTTCATCCACTCCATGAACACCGATCAGTTCAACCATGCTCCGGCCGAGCTATTGCTGTTCACCGGCTCGCCACGGCTGGGGCGTCCTTCCATGGGATCATGGGTGACCTATGGTTTAGGCTCCGAGAACGCGAACCTGCCTGGCTTTGTAGTGCTTGTTTCCAGTGGCGTGAATCCGGCTGGCGGTAACAGCGACTGGGGCAGCGGTTTCCTGCCGTCGGTCTACCAAGGCGTACAGTGCCGTTCGAAAGGGGATCCGGTTCTCTATCTGAATAATCCTGCCGGCATGGGCAAGGATATGCGGCGGGTGACCCTCGACGCGATGAACGATCTGAACGCGATGGAGCTCGAGCGGATGGGGAGTCCCGAAACGGAGACGCGCATCAGCCAGTACGAGTTGGCCTTCCGCATGCAGATGGCCGCGCCCGAGGCAATGGACCTGAGCAAGGAAACGCAGACGACCCTAGATGCCTACGGAGCCAAGCCGGGCGAATCGAGCCTGGCCAACAACTGCCTGCTCGCGCGACGCCTGGTGGAACGTGGCGTTCGTTTCGTGCAACTGTTCGACTGGGGATGGGATTTCCACGGCACCAGTGCGGCGACTGGTTTGCAAGGTGGTTTACGAGACAAGTGTGCTACGATGGATCAGCCGGTCACCACGCTTATCAAAGACCTGAAACAACGCGGGCTACTCGAAGACACGCTGGTGATCTGGGGTGGTGAATTCGGTCGTACACCATTCCGTGAAGGACGCACGGCCGGTAGCAACGTTCTGGGACGCGATCATTACCCCGATGTCTTCACTCTGTGGATGGCAGGTGGTGGGGTTAAGCCTGGGTTCTCGTACGGTTCCAGTGATGATCTGGGCTTCAAGGTGGCCGAAGACAAAGTGCACATCCACGATCTTCAGGCAACCATCATGCACTGCTTGGGCATGAACCATGAACGCCTAACCTATCACTTCCAAGGTCGCGACTTCCGTTTGACGGACGTTCACGGCCACGTTGTTCACGATATCCTGGCGTAG
- a CDS encoding DUF4339 domain-containing protein: MKAEQIFQKLGEIFPTLKPLLESKKKKNKYPGREKRKTPLRAPEPPKDAKPDLTEFYVKFPPKFQESGPFRLAELKTLARDGLITGETHIRTDKTSWIYARNIKGLVAEGTDEE; encoded by the coding sequence ATGAAGGCGGAACAGATCTTTCAGAAGCTCGGCGAAATCTTCCCAACTCTTAAACCACTACTAGAGAGCAAGAAGAAGAAGAACAAATATCCTGGCCGCGAAAAGCGGAAGACACCGCTGCGCGCTCCAGAACCTCCCAAAGATGCCAAGCCCGACCTGACCGAGTTCTATGTGAAGTTCCCGCCCAAGTTTCAGGAGTCAGGCCCTTTTCGTCTGGCGGAACTCAAAACGCTCGCTCGCGACGGCCTGATAACTGGCGAGACGCATATCCGTACGGACAAAACGTCGTGGATATACGCCAGGAATATCAAGGGGTTGGTCGCCGAAGGGACCGACGAAGAGTAG
- a CDS encoding ThuA domain-containing protein has protein sequence MTFRFVRPLLVMLFVLAISATSQAEEKAKLKALLITGGCCHDYPNQIKIITQGLSQRVSIDWDVALAGEDRMIKVPVYLNHDWIKPYDLVVHNECYGAVEDVAFVEGIVKAHTENKIPAIFIHCSMHSYRNAKTDEWRKLIGMRSTSHEGKHPLDVITLVEDHPIMKGFPQNWKVERGELYKIEKTWDSATPLAKAYGVDTKKDHSVIWCNEYEGTKTFSTTLGHFNETMNNDDWLSLVARGVLWTVDGLNEDGTPKAGFEGTGKVEIDLSTPNPDKDKSPTPAK, from the coding sequence ATGACGTTTCGCTTTGTTCGCCCCTTGCTGGTGATGCTATTCGTCTTGGCAATCTCCGCCACTTCCCAAGCGGAAGAAAAGGCCAAGCTGAAGGCGCTGCTGATCACCGGCGGTTGCTGTCACGACTACCCGAACCAGATCAAGATCATCACGCAAGGGCTCAGCCAGCGTGTGAGCATCGACTGGGACGTGGCCCTGGCCGGTGAAGATCGAATGATCAAGGTTCCCGTTTACCTGAACCATGACTGGATCAAGCCGTACGACCTGGTCGTACACAACGAATGTTATGGCGCTGTCGAAGACGTGGCCTTCGTCGAAGGTATCGTCAAAGCTCACACCGAGAACAAGATTCCGGCGATCTTCATTCACTGCTCGATGCACAGCTACCGCAATGCCAAGACCGACGAATGGCGCAAGCTGATCGGCATGCGAAGCACCAGCCACGAAGGCAAGCACCCGCTGGACGTGATCACCCTGGTAGAAGATCACCCGATCATGAAGGGCTTTCCGCAAAACTGGAAGGTCGAACGGGGCGAGCTTTACAAGATCGAGAAGACATGGGATTCGGCCACGCCGCTGGCCAAGGCCTACGGCGTCGACACCAAGAAGGATCACTCCGTGATCTGGTGCAACGAGTACGAAGGGACCAAGACTTTCTCGACCACCCTGGGGCACTTCAATGAAACGATGAACAACGACGACTGGCTGAGCCTGGTCGCTCGTGGAGTTCTGTGGACCGTTGATGGCCTGAACGAAGACGGCACCCCGAAAGCTGGCTTCGAAGGAACTGGCAAAGTCGAGATCGACCTCAGCACGCCCAACCCCGACAAAGACAAGAGCCCCACCCCGGCGAAGTAA